From Anopheles arabiensis isolate DONGOLA chromosome 3, AaraD3, whole genome shotgun sequence, a single genomic window includes:
- the LOC120900816 gene encoding uncharacterized protein LOC120900816: MLLSAVFITIVVRLSQAVEYLKLTDESLNSTDELSPGIFGTGQEPTEFAYLQRQPSITGVCDGVKQLVCDSCSTFRVCLGTVNGQDLTIACPTDQPYCNYGATTDYCSATPIPNICTDASQNAIFTCPAIGTFPDPTNCRIYHGCSSVGQTSSIYTCPTGYVFNAVLELCALENVFSRCVTLQCSGNFVGHVRYGQSQRFYGLCDGTGQAPIMYKCPNRANFAFIAGSTFGECSYLCPAQGNYPNSNDPATYFQCFWANRRLRYNLVHCPVGLTFNSRLQYCT, translated from the exons ATGCTGTTAAGTGCGGTATTTATCACCATCGTGGTGCGTTTATCACAAGCTGTCGAATACCTGAAGCTTACAGACGAGTCTTTAAATTCTACGGATGAATTGAGTCCAGGTATATTTGGCACTGGACAGGAACCCACTGAATTCGCCTATCTTCAACGTCAGCCATCAATTACCggtgtgtgtgatggtgtgAAACAACTAGTATGTGATTCATGTAGCACATTTCGCGTTTGCTTGGGAACCGTAAATGGGCAAGATCTGACGATTGCATGTCCCACTGATCAGCCTTATTGTAACTACGGAGCAACAACGGACTATTGCTCCGCTACTCCAATTCCAAACATTTGTACCGACGCATCACAAAACGCAATATTTACATGCCCTGCCATTGGAACTTTTCCAG ATCCTACAAACTGTCGCATCTACCACGGATGTTCCAGTGTGGGGCAGACCTCGTCGATCTATACATGCCCCACTGGATACGTATTTAATGCCGTTTTGGAGCTGTGCGCCTTGGAGAATGTGTTTTCTCGGTGTGTTACACTACAATGCTCGGGGAATTTCGTTGGACACGTACGATATGGCCAATCTCAGCGATTCTACGGCCTATGCGATGGCACTGGTCAGGCTCCAATCATGTATAAGTGTCCGAACCGAGCAAACTTTGCCTTCATAGCGGGTTCCACATTTGGCGAATGTTCTTACTTGTGCCCAGCACAAGGAAACTATCCCAACAGTAACGATCCCGCAACATACTTTCAATGTTTTTGGGCAAATCGACGTCTGCGATACAATTTAGTGCATTGCCCTGTCGGTTTAACTTTCAACAGTAGATTGCAATATtgcacataa
- the LOC120900817 gene encoding uncharacterized protein LOC120900817 has product MLRWRLHFLSYFTLCYCAGLFQDTNCSPVLVLVANGSDITINFPGENNNNRVFSIVSSSGNNNPSMFDWIGGNGANKAPTILLGKSNEPAMPPSLPKDYSAEDDDTLPSNRKPVWGKHGLNEFEVTDGIFPLVSTASPTTLPNVTTISVPYTHKVIAAPV; this is encoded by the exons atGTTACGTTGGCGGCTtcattttttatcatattttacATTATGTTACTGTGCTGGTTTG TTTCAGGATACCAATTGCTCTCCTGTGCTGGTATTGGTTGCCAACGGCAGTGATATCACGATTAATTTTCCcggagaaaacaacaacaatcgagTATTCAGCATTGTCAGTAGCTCTGGTAACAATAATCCATCTATGTTCGATTGGATAGGAGGCAACGGCGCCAACAAAGCACCTACAATATTGCTGGGAAAATCGAATGAGCCTGCAATGCCACCCAGCTTGCCAAAAGATTACAGTGCTGAAGATGATGATACCTTACCTTCAAATCGCAAACCAGTATGGGGAAAACACGGATTAAACGAATTCGAGGTAACTGATGGAATTTTTCCTCTTGTATCGACTGCCTCCCCGACAACATTGCCGAACGTTACAACCATATCCGTGCCATACACGCATAAAGTTATTGCAGCACCTGTTTGA